CATCCAAACTGTTAGAAGAAGACCTGCCAGTAAGACTGGCCTATTCAGCAAATGTATTTCGCGCCCAGCAGCGTGAAGGTGGGAGGCCGGCAGAATTCGAACAAATCGGTGTGGAATGTTTGAATGAGGACACGGTTTCTTGTGATGGCGAGGTCATTGCCTTACTGATTTCTTCCTTGAAAAAAGCGGGGCTGCCACAATTTCAAGTATCCGTTGGGCATGTTGGTTTTGCCCAGGAATTGTTTGTCCAAATTCTTGGAACCAATGGACGTGCCAATGCCTTACGTAAGTTTTTGTTTGAGAAAAATTATGTAGGCTATCGCGAGCATGTAAACTCTTTACAGCTTTCGTCGATTGATAAGCAGCGTCTCTTAAAGCTTTTACAATTAAGAGGCGGAGAAGAAGTCATCGGCCAGGCCTTGGATATCATTGAAAACTACAAGGGAAAAGAAGCGATTGTCGAGTTGAAAGAGCTTTGGGATGTCATTAAGGACTACGGTGTCGAGGATTATGTGAAGTTTGATTTTACCATCGTCAGCCATATGAGTTATTATTCCGGCATATTATTCGAGGCGTATGCCGGGAATGTAGGTTTTCCGATTGGAAATGGTGGACGCTATAGTTTAATAGAGAAGTTTGGGAAACAGGCGAGTGCCACTGGATTTGCTGTCCGGGTGGATATGTTGCTTGAAGCACTTGGAGGCGGTCAACTGGAAAACAGCACTCACTGTATCTTTTTCAGCCAGGAACGTCGCAAGGAAGCCTTTCAATTAGCGAGTGAGATGCACGAGCAGGGGAAAAAGGCAGTCCTGCAAGATATATCCGGTGTGAATAATTTAGATGCTTTTACAAAAAGGTTTGCCGAGACAACCTATTTAATCGGAGGGCGCGGCGATGAGTAACATATTAACAATTGCAATGCCAAAAGGGCGGATTTTTGAAGAGGCAGTTGAATTGCTCCGGAAAGCAAATTATCAGTTGCCACCAGAGTTTGATGATTCTCGAAAACTAATTATAGATGTGGAAGAGGAAGGGTTACGCTTCATACTAGCCAAGCCAATGGATGTGGCTACCTATGTGGAGCATGGCGTGGCTGATGTAGGAATCGCCGGAAAGGATGTTTTGCTAGAAGAGGAGCGCGATGTGTATGAGCTCCTTGATTTAAAAATAAGCTACTGCTACTTGGCAGTTGCCGGCCTTCCAAACACTAAAATGAATGATGTCGCTCCACGAGTGGCGACTAAATATCCGAATGTAGCAGAAGCCTATTTCCGCGAGCAAGGGGAACAGGTCGAAATCATTAAGTTAAACGGTTCGATCGAGCTTGCACCAATCATTGGCTTATCCGACCGAATTGTGGATATCGTTTCAACAGGACGTACCCTGAAGGAAAATGGGTTGGTGGAATATGAACGAATCGGTGATGTGACATCAAGGTTAATTGTGAACCCTGTCAGCTACCGCATCCATGACGCTCGGATTGATGAACTAGTGAGCCGGTTGGCTGTAGTGGTTTCGCAGGGGGGAATGTGATATGAAAATAGTAAAAGTATCAGACGAGGTTTCGATTAAACGCTCAATCGAAGCGGGTACCGCTGAGCAGGTAGCCATCGTTAAGGGGATTATTCAGGAGATTCGTACACGTGGTGATGAAGCGCTAAGAGAGTATACGGAGAAATTCGATCGAGTGAACCTGTCTTCTTTTTCTGTCACCGAAGGGGAATTGGAAGCGGCTTATCAAAAGGTCGATGAAGACTTTGTCGCTATTGTTCGGGAGGCGGCGGAAAATATTCGTGCCTTCCATGAAAAGCAGCTTCGTCCATCGTGGATGACGACGGAGGAGAATGGAACAATACTTGGTCAAAAAATAACCCCGCTTGATTCCGTGGGTGTGTATGTTCCAGGAGGCACAGCAGCCTATCCGTCATCGGTGCTGATGAACGTGATTCCAGCGAAGGTGGCTGGGGTAAAGCGGATTGTGATGGTGTCTCCGCCGGATAGCGAGGGGAATTTGCCAGCCGCGGTGTTGGTTGCTGCGAAAGAAGCGGGCGTTGAAGAAATTTATAAAGTAGGCGGTGCCCAAGCGATTGCTGCTCTTGCTTATGGAACAGAGTCGATTGCATCCGTTGATAAAATTACAGGCCCCGGGAATATTTTTGTGGCGCTGGCTAAACGCGAAGTCTTCGGGGATGTCGATATCGATATGATTGCCGGTCCGAGTGAAATTGCTATTTTAGCAGATGAAACAGCCCGGGCCGATGAGGTGGCGGCGGATTTGTTATCACAGGCAGAACATGATCCACGTGCCTGCAGTGTGTTGGTTACCCCGTCTATGAGATTGGCGGAAGAGGTAGCGCAAGAGGTGGAGAAACAGCTTGTTGTGTTGCCGCGTCAAGAAATAGCGGCCCGTTCGATTGCGGATTATGGTGTGATTTATGTAGCGGCTGATTTGGATGAAGCGGTCGAGACGGTTAACCAGTTAGCGCCAGAGCATTTGGAGATTATGACGGAAAATGCGATAGAGCTTCTTGGAAAAATTCGTCACGCAGGGGCAATTTTTATCGGGCGGTATAGCTCAGAGCCGGTGGGTGATTATTTTGCCGGACCAAACCATGTGCTACCGACAAACGGAACGGCGCGCTTCTCAAGTCCGCTGAATGTCGATGATTTTCAAAAGAAATCGAGCGTGATTGTCTATAGCAAGAAGGCATTAACTGATAATGCAGTGAAGATTGCGAAGTTTGCAAGAATGGAAGGGCTAGAGGCACACGCCCGGGCCGTGGAAATTCGATTGGAAAATGATAATAAATAGGATGAAGGACAAAGTGACCTGTTCAAACGGTGAAACTGTCCTTCAACGGGTGTATGAAGGACAAAATCACCTGTTGGAGAGGTAAAACTGTCCTTTATCAGGCGTATGAAGGACAAAATGACCTGAATGAGGGTTGAAAATGTCCTTCATCAGGCATTTGAAGTACAAAATTAATCACTAATAAGGCATAACTGTCTTTCATAAAGCAGAACCCCTATTAATGTACATAAGAATCTTAAAAAATGAAGCAAGAATTACAGGAGGGCATCTTCATGGAACGAGTGGCGAATATTAGACGGAACACGAACGAGACAAAAATCCAACTATCATTAGCAGTGGATGGGGAAGGACAATCCAATTTGGAAACAGGTGTCCCATTCCTCAGTCACATGCTTGATTTATTCACCAAACACGGGCAATTCAATCTGACTGTAAATGCCAACGGAGATACAGAGGTGGACGATCACCACACAACAGAAGATATCGGTATCTGCTTAGGGCAGGCTTTACGAGAAGCCCTTGGCGACAAACGCGGCATCAAACGCTACGGAAATGCTTTCGTTCCAATGGACGAAGCGTTAGCTCAAGTAGTTGTTGACCTCAGCAATCGTCCGCACCTTGAAATGCGCGCAGAGTTTCCAGGTCAGAAGGTGGGAACATTTGATACGGAACTTGTCCATGAATTTCTTTGGAAACTAGCCCTAGAGGCAAGAATGAACCTCCACGTGATTGTTCACTATGGAAAAAACACCCACCACATGATTGAAGCAGTCTTTAAAGCACTAGGCCGAGCTCTAGACGAAGCAACCACCATCGACCCACGCATCAAAGGCATTCCATCCACAAAAGGGATGCTATAAAAAACAGTGGTGTCAGGCACCACTCGTGGACAGTGTCCGCCTGAGATGGACATGATTAAAATGCAAAGCACCTAGAAAGGAGGGGAACGGATGATTGGGATTGTTGATTATGGCATGGGGAATTTGTTTAGTGTGAGTAAGGCATTGGAACGGCTAGGCGCCGAGTATTTTATTTCGGCTGATCACAAGGAATTGCTTAGTGCAGATGGACTGCTTATCCCTGGCGTTGGTTCCTTCCGTGATGCCATGGAACGTCTTCCGGTAAACACCATTAAGGAATATACGGCAACAGGTAAGCCTGTGCTCGGCATTTGTCTGGGCATGCAGCTGCTTTTCGAAAGCAGTGAAGAAAATGGGGTAACACAAGGATTAGGATTGTTACCTGGCAGTGTTCGCCGCTTCCCAGGGCAAACAGCAGAAGGTGAATCTTATAAAGTACCTCACATGGGCTGGAACAAGCTTGAATTCGTAAAAGACTCTCCCCTCACGACAAACCTGGAAGAGGATTATGTGTATTTCGTTCATTCTTATTACGTAGATGCCAAAAATTCTGAAGTGTTGATCGCCAAAGCCGAGTATCACGAACAGGTGTCAGCAGTAGTAGGCAAGGACAATGTTATGGGGATGCAATTTCATCCTGAAAAAAGCAGCAAGCTGGGTATGGCCCTTCTAAATAATTTTTTACAAATGGTGGAGGAAAGGAAGGCAATTCGATGAGTTTCATAATTTATCCAGCCATTGATATGCGAGGAGGAAATTGCGTACGGCTGCTTCAAGGCGATTATGATAAGGAAACAATCTACGGGGACTCTCCGTTTGATATGGCAAGAAGCTTCGCTGCTAACGGGGCGGAGTGGATTCACATGGTCGACCTGGACGGCGCAAAGGACGGCAAGCGTGTCAATGACCGTTTTGTCATTGAGGCCGCCCAAAAGCTGAACGTAAAAATCCAAATTGGCGGTGGCATTCGTTCAGAGGAAGATATCCTGCATTATCTCAATAATGGCGTGGATCGGGTGATCATCGGGAGTATTGCCGTTTCGAACCCGGAATTCGCTATGGACATGATTAAGAAGTACGGTGGAAAAATTGCCATCGGCATCGATGCGAAAAATGGGTATGTCGCCACACATGGGTGGCTGGATACATCGGAGCTTCGTGCAATAGATCTTGGCAAACGCTTTGCGGATGCAGGGGCAGATACCTTTATTTTTACAGACATTGCAACCGACGGTACACTTTCTGGACCCAATATTGAGGCGGTTTGCCAGATGGCTGAAGTAACTGGAAAAAATGTCATTGCATCCGGTGGAGTAAGCAGTTTAGAGGATTTAAAGGCGTTAGCTTCTGAAAAAGGCATCAGCGGGGCGATTGTTGGAAAGGCCCTCTATGAAAATCGTTTTACACTAGAGGAAGCATTAGGAACAGCCAAAGCTTAATTTTAGCAAAGAAACATCACAAGGCACGGAAAAGGATGGTGAAAATGATGACATTAACAAAACGAATTATTCCTTGTCTTGATGTGAAAGAAGGACGTGTCGTGAAAGGAGTCCAATTCGTGCAGCTGCGCGATGCAGGCGATCCGGTAGAATTAGCACGATTTTACGATGAGCAGGGGGCCGATGAGCTTGTATTTCTAGACATTTCTGCCTCCGT
The window above is part of the Bacillus sp. SORGH_AS_0510 genome. Proteins encoded here:
- the hisB gene encoding imidazoleglycerol-phosphate dehydratase HisB; translated protein: MERVANIRRNTNETKIQLSLAVDGEGQSNLETGVPFLSHMLDLFTKHGQFNLTVNANGDTEVDDHHTTEDIGICLGQALREALGDKRGIKRYGNAFVPMDEALAQVVVDLSNRPHLEMRAEFPGQKVGTFDTELVHEFLWKLALEARMNLHVIVHYGKNTHHMIEAVFKALGRALDEATTIDPRIKGIPSTKGML
- the hisG gene encoding ATP phosphoribosyltransferase → MSNILTIAMPKGRIFEEAVELLRKANYQLPPEFDDSRKLIIDVEEEGLRFILAKPMDVATYVEHGVADVGIAGKDVLLEEERDVYELLDLKISYCYLAVAGLPNTKMNDVAPRVATKYPNVAEAYFREQGEQVEIIKLNGSIELAPIIGLSDRIVDIVSTGRTLKENGLVEYERIGDVTSRLIVNPVSYRIHDARIDELVSRLAVVVSQGGM
- the hisA gene encoding 1-(5-phosphoribosyl)-5-[(5-phosphoribosylamino)methylideneamino]imidazole-4-carboxamide isomerase translates to MSFIIYPAIDMRGGNCVRLLQGDYDKETIYGDSPFDMARSFAANGAEWIHMVDLDGAKDGKRVNDRFVIEAAQKLNVKIQIGGGIRSEEDILHYLNNGVDRVIIGSIAVSNPEFAMDMIKKYGGKIAIGIDAKNGYVATHGWLDTSELRAIDLGKRFADAGADTFIFTDIATDGTLSGPNIEAVCQMAEVTGKNVIASGGVSSLEDLKALASEKGISGAIVGKALYENRFTLEEALGTAKA
- the hisD gene encoding histidinol dehydrogenase — protein: MKIVKVSDEVSIKRSIEAGTAEQVAIVKGIIQEIRTRGDEALREYTEKFDRVNLSSFSVTEGELEAAYQKVDEDFVAIVREAAENIRAFHEKQLRPSWMTTEENGTILGQKITPLDSVGVYVPGGTAAYPSSVLMNVIPAKVAGVKRIVMVSPPDSEGNLPAAVLVAAKEAGVEEIYKVGGAQAIAALAYGTESIASVDKITGPGNIFVALAKREVFGDVDIDMIAGPSEIAILADETARADEVAADLLSQAEHDPRACSVLVTPSMRLAEEVAQEVEKQLVVLPRQEIAARSIADYGVIYVAADLDEAVETVNQLAPEHLEIMTENAIELLGKIRHAGAIFIGRYSSEPVGDYFAGPNHVLPTNGTARFSSPLNVDDFQKKSSVIVYSKKALTDNAVKIAKFARMEGLEAHARAVEIRLENDNK
- a CDS encoding ATP phosphoribosyltransferase regulatory subunit, translating into MSRLFMFEKPLGMRDTLPELYEKKDRVRTYMAETMKLWGYQFIETPTLEYYETVGAASAIADQQLFKLLDKEGHTLVLRPDMTAPIARVAASKLLEEDLPVRLAYSANVFRAQQREGGRPAEFEQIGVECLNEDTVSCDGEVIALLISSLKKAGLPQFQVSVGHVGFAQELFVQILGTNGRANALRKFLFEKNYVGYREHVNSLQLSSIDKQRLLKLLQLRGGEEVIGQALDIIENYKGKEAIVELKELWDVIKDYGVEDYVKFDFTIVSHMSYYSGILFEAYAGNVGFPIGNGGRYSLIEKFGKQASATGFAVRVDMLLEALGGGQLENSTHCIFFSQERRKEAFQLASEMHEQGKKAVLQDISGVNNLDAFTKRFAETTYLIGGRGDE
- the hisH gene encoding imidazole glycerol phosphate synthase subunit HisH, translated to MIGIVDYGMGNLFSVSKALERLGAEYFISADHKELLSADGLLIPGVGSFRDAMERLPVNTIKEYTATGKPVLGICLGMQLLFESSEENGVTQGLGLLPGSVRRFPGQTAEGESYKVPHMGWNKLEFVKDSPLTTNLEEDYVYFVHSYYVDAKNSEVLIAKAEYHEQVSAVVGKDNVMGMQFHPEKSSKLGMALLNNFLQMVEERKAIR